One Halomonas sp. THAF5a genomic region harbors:
- a CDS encoding GntR family transcriptional regulator, whose amino-acid sequence MTSAATEQAANPEVRTLAERVFNQLQDAIVRGELAPGSKITEPGLSRAYGISRGPLREAMRRLESHRLIQRVPHVGARVVQLSMKELLELFDLREALESMAARLAAEHMTPEEVAGLREVLSVHERQADLRRGEAYYQREGDLDFHYQIVLGSHNRMLMGLLCDDLYYLVRLYRTQFSASGTRPQRAFVEHHRIVDAIEAGDAELAELLMRRHVSASRANVVERYAATLEPQESDASR is encoded by the coding sequence ATGACCTCAGCCGCAACGGAACAGGCCGCCAACCCCGAAGTCCGCACCCTGGCGGAGCGGGTCTTCAACCAGCTGCAGGACGCCATCGTCCGGGGGGAGCTGGCGCCCGGCAGCAAGATCACCGAGCCCGGTCTCTCGCGCGCCTACGGTATCTCGCGCGGGCCACTGCGTGAGGCGATGCGTCGCCTGGAGTCGCATCGTCTGATCCAGCGGGTGCCCCACGTGGGGGCCCGGGTGGTCCAGCTCTCCATGAAGGAGCTGCTCGAGCTGTTCGACCTGCGCGAGGCCCTGGAGAGCATGGCCGCGCGCCTGGCCGCGGAGCACATGACCCCCGAGGAGGTCGCCGGGCTGCGCGAGGTGCTCTCGGTACACGAGCGCCAGGCCGACCTGCGTCGCGGCGAGGCCTATTACCAGCGCGAGGGCGACCTGGATTTCCACTACCAGATCGTGCTCGGCAGCCACAACAGGATGCTGATGGGGCTGCTCTGCGACGACCTCTACTACCTGGTGCGGCTCTATCGTACCCAGTTCAGCGCCAGCGGTACGCGCCCGCAGCGCGCCTTCGTCGAACACCACCGCATCGTCGACGCCATCGAGGCGGGCGACGCCGAACTGGCGGAGCTGTTGATGCGCCGCCACGTCAGCGCCTCGCGAGCCAACGTGGTCGAGCGCTATGCGGCGACCCTCGAACCGCAGGAGAGCGACGCCTCCCGATGA
- the pabB gene encoding aminodeoxychorismate synthase component I encodes MTPPLEITPLPYHEDPLGYFAVLRDRPGAVLLDSGRPTAPGGRYDILSCDPLARLEVDGDGRIHGDPALADLSPFAAQQALLDRLPAETPESDLPFLGGLIGYWSYDLGQRLEPVAGRARSAVALPASRVGLYDWALIQDHERRESWLVADAARRERVLAWLSGAARPAGGFRLTGPFAAELSREAYLARFRTVQAYIRAGDCYQINLAQRFNAPYEGDLWAAYRRLREATPTPYAGYQAWAGPEGEQAILSLSPERFIECRDGRVETRPIKGTRPRGATPDEDRRLAAELEASLKDRAENVMITDLLRNDLGRVCRPGSVRVPTLCGLESYANVHHLVSVITGELAADRRPMDLLAAAFPGGSITGAPKVRAMQIIDELEPSRRSAYCGSLGYVDVRGRMDTSIAIRSVVAEAGRLHLWGGGGLVADSEGDAEYAETLDKIRHLMRALATPSDEEKWNKEAVSIVNRDIDIQ; translated from the coding sequence ATGACACCACCGCTCGAGATCACTCCGCTGCCCTACCACGAGGACCCGCTCGGCTATTTCGCGGTGCTGCGCGACAGGCCCGGCGCCGTGCTGCTCGACAGCGGCCGGCCGACGGCACCCGGCGGGCGCTACGACATCCTGAGCTGCGATCCGCTGGCCCGGCTCGAGGTCGACGGCGACGGGCGCATCCACGGCGACCCGGCACTGGCCGACCTCTCCCCCTTCGCCGCCCAGCAGGCGCTGCTCGACCGCCTGCCCGCAGAGACACCGGAGAGCGACCTGCCGTTTCTCGGCGGGCTGATCGGTTACTGGAGCTACGACCTGGGGCAGCGCCTCGAGCCGGTGGCGGGACGGGCGCGCTCGGCCGTCGCCCTGCCGGCCAGCCGGGTCGGCCTCTACGACTGGGCGCTGATCCAGGACCACGAGCGCCGGGAGAGCTGGCTGGTAGCCGACGCCGCGCGCCGCGAGCGGGTGCTCGCGTGGCTGTCGGGCGCGGCGCGCCCGGCCGGGGGCTTCCGGCTCACCGGCCCCTTCGCCGCCGAGCTCAGCCGCGAGGCGTACCTGGCGCGCTTCCGCACCGTGCAGGCCTACATCCGCGCCGGCGACTGCTACCAGATCAACCTCGCCCAGCGCTTCAACGCCCCCTACGAAGGCGATCTCTGGGCCGCCTATCGGCGCCTGCGCGAGGCCACTCCCACGCCCTACGCCGGTTACCAGGCCTGGGCCGGCCCCGAGGGCGAGCAGGCGATCCTCTCGCTCTCCCCGGAGCGCTTCATCGAGTGTCGCGACGGGCGCGTCGAGACCCGGCCGATCAAGGGCACCCGGCCGCGCGGCGCCACCCCCGACGAGGACCGACGGCTGGCCGCCGAGCTCGAGGCGAGCCTCAAGGACCGCGCCGAGAACGTGATGATCACCGACCTGCTGCGCAACGACCTGGGGCGGGTCTGCCGCCCCGGGAGCGTGCGGGTGCCGACCCTCTGCGGCCTGGAGAGCTACGCCAACGTCCACCACCTGGTCAGCGTGATCACCGGCGAGCTGGCGGCCGACCGGCGCCCCATGGACCTGCTGGCGGCGGCCTTCCCGGGCGGCTCCATCACCGGGGCGCCCAAGGTGCGCGCCATGCAGATCATCGACGAGCTGGAGCCCAGCCGACGCAGCGCCTACTGCGGCAGCCTCGGCTACGTCGACGTGCGCGGACGGATGGACACCTCCATCGCCATCCGCAGCGTGGTGGCCGAGGCGGGCCGCCTCCACCTCTGGGGCGGCGGCGGCCTGGTCGCCGACTCCGAGGGCGACGCCGAGTATGCCGAGACCCTGGACAAGATCCGCCACCTGATGCGGGCCCTGGCGACGCCGAGCGACGAGGAAAAATGGAATAAGGAAGCGGTCTCAATAGTCAATCGAGATATAGATATCCAATGA
- a CDS encoding phosphoadenylyl-sulfate reductase: protein MTAFDPNRFVLEHDQETPKEILRAAYRAFGELTISFSGAEDVVLIDLALKVAPKEDVRVFSLDTGRLHPETYAFIERVRDHYAIDIDVRLPDTEAVQALVGEKGLFSFYRDGHQECCGIRKVAPLRRRLAGLPVWVSGQRRDQSPGTRSSLQIAERDSAFGSEQTPLFKINPLARWTSEDVWTYIRLFDVPYNALHERGYVSIGCEPCTRPTLPGQHEREGRWWWEDQGGKECGLHAVNLAPPASSSA from the coding sequence ATGACCGCCTTCGACCCCAACCGCTTCGTCCTCGAGCACGACCAGGAGACGCCCAAGGAGATCCTTCGCGCCGCCTACCGGGCCTTCGGCGAGCTGACGATCTCCTTCTCCGGCGCCGAGGACGTGGTGCTGATCGACCTGGCCCTGAAGGTCGCGCCGAAGGAGGACGTCAGGGTCTTCTCGCTGGACACCGGACGGCTGCACCCCGAGACCTACGCCTTCATCGAGCGGGTCCGCGATCACTACGCCATCGACATCGACGTGCGCCTGCCCGACACCGAGGCCGTTCAGGCCCTGGTCGGCGAGAAGGGACTCTTCAGCTTCTACCGCGACGGCCACCAGGAGTGCTGCGGCATCCGCAAGGTGGCGCCCCTGCGTCGCCGCCTGGCCGGCCTGCCGGTGTGGGTCTCCGGCCAGCGCCGCGACCAGAGCCCCGGTACCCGCTCCAGCCTGCAGATCGCCGAGCGCGACAGCGCCTTCGGCAGCGAGCAGACCCCGCTCTTCAAGATCAACCCGCTCGCCCGCTGGACCAGCGAGGACGTCTGGACCTACATCCGCCTGTTCGACGTGCCCTACAACGCCCTGCACGAGCGCGGCTACGTCAGCATCGGCTGCGAGCCCTGCACGCGCCCCACCCTGCCGGGCCAGCACGAGCGCGAGGGCCGCTGGTGGTGGGAGGATCAGGGCGGCAAGGAGTGTGGACTGCACGCCGTGAACCTGGCGCCGCCGGCCTCGTCGAGCGCCTGA